A region of Esox lucius isolate fEsoLuc1 chromosome 3, fEsoLuc1.pri, whole genome shotgun sequence DNA encodes the following proteins:
- the si:rp71-1g18.1 gene encoding zinc finger protein with KRAB and SCAN domains 1 has translation MSVSEEINFQTQIASVLDSLAKVAVVEITKLFESRLLASGATILIERQTELNETLLSVETVKKHANKGVRSIGIQVDETTTSSELPDLRRYSSLGGGSDSLYMSKEKCSEARYVPLLETKTSADIKFPFLEEDVEEDSLGPDSPTNTEPEGKQVICTASVDSSHLSSSVQSSTTELKHQPLKTEPHDGLDTESLTKVCLIVSKAEEQDSTPQPECIETLVQVEPQQASVSTAKGKAYSPSSSDGALAPIQAGSKVQSIDVRNPSSMIMKKKKVAFKLGKKKKRKVALKVDQTRKEQKLTRPCSVQLVNLLLDPRGKRPSTGYCNNSKKCPMPKDLKTHQGLHTGRRLCCFTQCGNGVWRLQGVLSPSRAHACKICGKRFKRRKILRRHERFHTGEKPYSCSQCSKMFALRKSLRRHERFHTGDKPHRCTQCGKSFRLRDNLKAHLRFHTGERPFTCSLCSKSFRILRNLEQHSVVVHSDATVK, from the exons ATGTCTGTGTCCGAAGAGATTAATTTTCAAACCCAGATTGCGTCTGTTTTGGATTCACTTGCAAAGGTGGCCGTCGTTGAAATAACAAAACTATTCGAGAGTCGATTGCTTGCTTCGGGAGCCACCATTCTCATTGAAAGGCAGACGGAACTAAATGAAACACTTCTATCCGTGGAGACGGTAAAGAAACATGCCAACAAAGGTGTTCGCAGTATTGGAATTCAAGTAGATGAGACGACGACGTCCTCAGAGTTACCAG ATTTAAGACGGTACTCGTCCTTGGGTGGGGGTAGTGATTCTTTGTATATGAGCAAAGAAAAGTGTTCTGAAGCACGTTACGTCCCTCTGCTGGAGACTAAAACATCTGCTGACATCAAGTTCCCTTTTCTAGAAGAG GATGTGGAGGAGGACAGTCTAGGGCCAGACTCTCCAACAAACACTGAGCCAGAAGGAAAACAAGTCATCTGTACTG CCTCTGTGGATTCAAGCCACCTTTCAAGTTCTGTTCAAAGTTCCACAACTGAGCTGAAACACCAGCCCCTTAAGACTGAACCACATGATGGACTCGACACAGAAAGCCTGACTAAAGTCTGCCTAATCGTTTCAaaggcagaggagcaggattCAACACCACAGCCAGAATGTATAGAAACGCTTGTCCAGGTGGAGCCTCAGCAAGCCAGTGTGAGCACTGCCAAGGGCAAAGCCTACAGCCCCTCTTCCTCAGATGGGGCTTTGGCTCCTATACAGGCTGGTAGTAAAGTACAGTCTATTGATGTACGGAACCCTTCCTCTATGATAATGAAGAAAAAGAAGGTGGCCTTCAAGTTggggaagaagaagaaaaggaaggtGGCTCTTAAGGTGGACCAGACCCGCAAGGAGCAAAAATTGACAAGACCCTGTTCAGTACAGCTGGTGAACCTTTTATTGGATCCTAGAGGGAAGAGGCCCAGCACTGGCTACTGTAACAACAGCAAGAAGTGTCCCATGCCAAAGGACCTCAAGACCCACCAGGGCCTCCACACGGGCAGACGTCTCTGCTGCTTCACTCAATGTGGAAACGGCGTCTGGCGGCTTCAGGGCGTCCTCTCCCCGAGCCGCGCCCATGCCTGCAAGATCTGCGGGAAGAGATTCAAGCGCAGGAAGATTCTAAGGAGACATGAGCGCTTCCACACTGGAGAAAAGCCGTACTCGTGTTCCCAGTGCTCCAAGATGTTCGCCCTGCGGAAAAGCCTCCGCAGACACGAGAGGTTCCACACAGGGGACAAGCCTCACCGCTGCACCCAGTGTGGGAAAAGCTTCCGGCTCAGGGACAATCTGAAGGCTCACCTGCGGTTTCACACTGGCGagagaccttttacctgctccCTCTGTTCAAAGAGTTTCAGAATCCTCCGTAACCTTGAGCAACATAGCGTTGTTGTTCACTCTGATGCGACCGTGAAATAG
- the LOC105021654 gene encoding E3 ubiquitin/ISG15 ligase TRIM25-like, producing MDEKSKCPPPEKSQLEVMLTCPVCQDIFKEPRQLPCGHSFCMVCLDGMVDFGLDTPFRCPDCRAYFGVEIRVQKNYALANIAEDYRESLKAKNPGIVYCDCCPEEQSLAVKTCLKCEVSLCQDHLQHHLLLPAYMGHPLVKPLGDLDKRRCPVHEDAVLKYYCSMSKTYICNICAMDKKQMNLTMETNNLGRKLKEFMEQQFQVLEGKLQECKDSIRKLKEDLNNEMSNPNDSSINTVTVVLLCLWFIALYYAYSFSVENQNLTDSVKKQQTLLYNVYSSMAEYMIDSPLKGLSNRNSREGNHALTLDVDSASPFLMVSPDLQSVERLGKKQTLHDHPSRFNKVPQVLTTQCHSSGRHYWEVEVEGYWDIAVSYKSIRRKGTEGPAFGLNKESWSITHNDKGNLFAYHNKIKRELARSLKGNRVAVMVDFENGTITFFEVDLKNTKLHQFNAELSQPVCLGFGLYKVDPPSRVTII from the exons ATGGACGAAAAATCAAAGTGTCCTCCACCAGAGAAATCCCAGCTGGAGGTGATGCTGACATGCCCTGTGTGCCAGGACATCTTTAAGGAGCCACGTCAGTTGCCCTGTGGACACAGCTTCTGTATGGTGTGTCTTGATGGCATGGTAGACTTCGGCTTAGACACACCCTTCCGCTGCCCAGACTGCAGGGCTTACTTTGGGGTCGAAATTCGGGTCCAGAAGAATTATGCGCTGGCAAACATTGCGGAAGACTACAGAGAGAGCTTAAAG GCTAAGAACCCAGGGATTGTGTATTGTGACTGCTGTCCAGAGGAACAGAGCCTGGCAGTGAAGACATGTCTGAAGTGTGAGGTGTCGCTGTGTCAAGATCATTTGCAGCATCACCTGCTGCTCCCTGCCTACATGGGACATCCCCTGGTCAAGCCCTTaggagacctggacaagagaagGTGCCCTGTCCATGAGGATGCCGTCCTGAAGTACTACTGCTCCATGTCCAAAACATACATCTGTAATATCTGTGCTATGGATAAGAAGCAGATGAACCTCACAATGGAGACCAACAATCTGGGAAGAAAATTGAAG GAATTTATGGAGCAGCAGTTCCAGGTGTTAGAGGGAAAGCTTCAGGAATGCAAGGATTCTATAAGAAAGCTGAAAGAGGACTTAAACAATGAA ATGTCAAATCCCAATGACTCCAGCATTAACACTGTAACGGTTGTGTTGCTATGCCTCTGGTTCATAGCTCTCTATTATG CATATAGTTTCTCTGTGGAAAATCAGAATCTTACAGACTCTGTGAAGAAACAGCAGACTCTTTTGTATAATGTCTACTCATCCATGGCAG AATATATGATTGACAGTCCACTGAAGGGCCTTTCAAATAGAAACTCAAGAGAAGGAAACC ATGCTCTGACTCTAGACGTGGACTCTGCGAGCCCTTTTCTTATGGTGTCCCCGGACCTCCAGTCTGTGGAGAGACTTGGGAAAAAACAGACCCTCCATGACCACCCTTCTCGCTTCAACAAAGTCCCCCAAGTTCTCACCACCCAGTGCCACTCCTCCGGGCGAcattactgggaggtagaggtGGAGGGATACTGGGACATTGCTGTCTCCTACAAGAGTATTAGGCGCAAGGGGACGGAGGGTCCTGCTTTTGGCCTGAACAAGGAATCCTGGAGCATCACACACAATGACAAGGGAAACCTGTTTGCCTACCACAACAAAATAAAGCGGGAGCTCGCTAGGTCTTTGAAAGGCAACAGAGTGGCAGTGATGGTGGACTTTGAGAATGGAACAATCACCTTTTTTGAAGTGGATTTGAAAAATACCAAGCTACACCAATTTAATGCTGAACTGAGTCAGCCTGTGTGCCTTGGATTTGGCCTTTACAAAGTAGACCCTCCCAGTAGAGTCACCATAATTTGA